The following coding sequences lie in one Methyloterricola oryzae genomic window:
- a CDS encoding rhodanese-like domain-containing protein encodes MAMTAMDLVAAAKQNIREVSVAQAQDMVGKALVLDVREPGEYAGGCLPGAINIPRGVVEFQIGNHPAFQGKQTAEILVYCLSGGRSALAAESLQKLGYTGLVSLAGGFKAWQESGATVSHPA; translated from the coding sequence ATGGCGATGACGGCAATGGATCTGGTGGCGGCGGCGAAGCAGAATATCCGCGAGGTGAGCGTTGCTCAGGCCCAGGACATGGTGGGCAAGGCCCTCGTGCTGGACGTGCGCGAGCCCGGTGAGTACGCGGGCGGCTGTCTGCCCGGCGCCATCAACATTCCGCGCGGCGTCGTGGAATTCCAGATTGGCAACCATCCCGCCTTCCAGGGCAAGCAGACCGCCGAGATCCTGGTCTACTGCCTGTCCGGCGGGCGTTCGGCCCTGGCGGCGGAAAGCCTGCAGAAGCTTGGCTACACTGGCCTCGTCAGCCTCGCAGGCGGCTTCAAGGCCTGGCAGGAGTCCGGGGCGACGGTATCCCATCCCGCCTGA
- the ispH gene encoding 4-hydroxy-3-methylbut-2-enyl diphosphate reductase — protein sequence MEIILANPRGFCAGVDRAIEIVERAIEVFGAPIYVRHEVVHNRYVVDGLRERGAVFVEELSEVPEKSTVIFSAHGVSKQIQEEARERQLQVFDATCPLVTKVHIEVHHHAHGGREIIFIGHAGHPEVEGTMGQYDNPEGGIYLVESPEDVQTLRVKNPDNLAYVTQTTLSIDDTEAVVVALKQRFPNIIGPKKDDICYATQNRQDAVKKLAVACDVILVVGSPNSSNSNRLREIAEKLGKQAYLIDNANQLRRDWVTGAGKIGVTAGASAPEILVKRVVEQLREWGGNVELENAGIEEKVVFSLPKELRKRA from the coding sequence ATGGAAATCATACTCGCCAACCCCCGCGGATTTTGCGCCGGCGTCGACCGGGCCATCGAAATCGTGGAGCGCGCCATCGAAGTGTTCGGTGCCCCCATCTACGTGCGGCACGAGGTGGTCCACAACCGTTATGTGGTGGATGGCCTCAGGGAGCGCGGCGCCGTATTCGTCGAGGAATTGTCGGAAGTACCGGAAAAATCCACGGTGATCTTTAGCGCCCACGGTGTTTCCAAGCAGATCCAGGAAGAGGCGCGCGAGCGCCAGCTGCAGGTGTTCGACGCGACCTGTCCCCTGGTGACCAAGGTGCACATCGAGGTTCATCACCATGCCCACGGCGGGCGCGAGATCATTTTCATCGGTCATGCCGGACATCCCGAGGTGGAAGGCACCATGGGCCAGTACGACAACCCGGAGGGCGGCATCTACCTGGTGGAATCCCCCGAGGATGTTCAGACCCTGCGGGTCAAGAATCCCGACAATCTGGCCTATGTCACGCAGACCACACTGTCCATCGACGACACCGAGGCCGTGGTGGTGGCGCTCAAGCAGCGCTTCCCCAACATCATCGGGCCGAAGAAGGACGACATTTGCTACGCCACCCAGAACCGCCAGGACGCCGTCAAGAAGCTGGCCGTTGCCTGCGACGTGATCCTGGTGGTGGGTTCGCCCAACAGTTCCAATTCCAACCGCCTGCGCGAGATCGCCGAGAAGCTGGGCAAGCAAGCTTATCTGATCGACAACGCCAACCAGTTGCGCCGGGATTGGGTGACGGGCGCCGGCAAGATCGGCGTTACTGCCGGGGCGTCGGCGCCTGAGATCCTGGTCAAGCGCGTGGTGGAGCAGCTGCGCGAATGGGGCGGCAATGTGGAGCTTGAAAACGCCGGGATCGAGGAAAAGGTCGTCTTCTCCCTGCCCAAGGAACTGCGCAAGCGCGCCTGA
- the rraA gene encoding ribonuclease E activity regulator RraA yields the protein MKFSTPDLCDQHAETRHLQIAEPIFRSFGGASSFWGRITTLKVFEDNVLLRATLEEKAEDRVLVVDGGGSHRCALLGGNLARMACDNGWRGIIVYGCIRDSMEIAQLPIGVRALHTHPLKSHKRGGGDRDSLITFAGVNFRTGYYLYADEDGIVVAEDRLT from the coding sequence ATGAAATTCAGCACGCCCGACCTCTGCGACCAACATGCCGAGACGCGCCACCTGCAGATCGCAGAGCCCATCTTCCGTTCCTTTGGTGGCGCCAGTTCGTTCTGGGGCCGCATCACCACCCTCAAGGTGTTCGAGGACAACGTCCTGCTGAGGGCAACTTTGGAGGAGAAGGCAGAGGACCGCGTACTGGTGGTGGACGGCGGTGGTTCCCACCGCTGCGCGCTCTTGGGGGGCAACCTGGCGCGCATGGCCTGCGACAACGGCTGGCGCGGCATCATCGTCTACGGCTGCATCCGTGATTCCATGGAGATCGCGCAACTGCCCATCGGCGTGCGCGCCCTGCATACTCATCCCTTGAAGAGTCACAAGCGTGGCGGCGGGGATCGGGACAGCCTCATCACCTTCGCCGGCGTCAACTTCCGCACCGGCTATTATTTGTACGCGGACGAGGACGGCATTGTCGTCGCCGAGGACCGCCTGACCTGA
- the pgl gene encoding 6-phosphogluconolactonase has protein sequence MTPIHWFPDNAALAPALAASVADDLRAALREQETATLAVSGGRSPVPVFEALREMELDWQRVAVTLVDERWVPESDPASNGALVRTHLLQGRAAAARFVPMYTGAATAADGEAELAGVFSRLATPFAALILGMGDDGHTASLFPASPQLEAGLALGGTVANTPPCLAQVGAVAPTERMSLTLPWILHSRRIYLQFGGASKVAVFEKASSAPDRQWPVSYVLAQTQAPVVVFAAKA, from the coding sequence ATGACACCCATACATTGGTTCCCCGACAACGCCGCGCTGGCCCCTGCCTTGGCCGCGTCCGTCGCTGACGATCTGCGGGCCGCCCTGCGGGAGCAGGAAACCGCGACCCTGGCGGTATCCGGTGGGCGTTCGCCGGTACCGGTGTTCGAGGCCCTGCGCGAGATGGAGCTGGACTGGCAGCGCGTGGCGGTCACCCTGGTCGACGAGCGGTGGGTGCCCGAGAGCGACCCAGCCAGCAACGGTGCCCTGGTCCGTACCCATTTGCTTCAGGGACGCGCCGCAGCGGCCCGCTTCGTTCCGATGTATACCGGTGCGGCCACCGCGGCGGATGGTGAAGCCGAATTGGCCGGGGTCTTCTCCAGGTTGGCCACCCCTTTCGCGGCGCTGATACTCGGCATGGGGGACGACGGCCACACTGCCTCGCTGTTTCCGGCCAGCCCGCAACTGGAGGCCGGTCTGGCTCTCGGGGGGACCGTAGCCAATACGCCGCCCTGCCTGGCTCAAGTGGGCGCGGTGGCGCCGACCGAGCGGATGAGCCTTACGCTGCCCTGGATTCTTCACTCGCGCCGGATCTATCTCCAGTTTGGCGGCGCCAGCAAGGTGGCGGTGTTCGAGAAGGCATCGTCGGCTCCCGACCGGCAGTGGCCGGTGAGCTATGTGCTGGCGCAGACGCAGGCGCCCGTGGTGGTTTTCGCGGCGAAAGCCTGA